TCACATTGATCCCAATACtagcatgttagcattagcattaagCTACTAAATGcgtttaatttgttttgtgatttatCAATTTatgttgtgaaatgttaatttgttttctgaaatgttgctgtgttttctgatttcatttgtttttcatttggttACGTTGTtttatgaatgtgttttctgatttgctaatttgttttctattttgttcatttgttctgtGAAATGGTGGTTTTTGAActgttaatttgttttatgaaatttctgtgttttcatttgttttgtgaattgttaatgtaatttttgaactgttcatttgttttgtgaaattttgATATGTTTTTTGAACTTAATTTGTTTcgtaaaatgtttgtgtttttggaacTGTtactttgttttgtgaaatgttaatgtgtttgttgaactgttaatttgttttctgaaatgttaatgtgtattttgaaatgttaaATTGTTATTTACATTTGCACTTCCAGGCCACCGTACATAAGACTGACagtcacaacaaacaaacagtcaCCAATGCAAGGTGTCGATGCAGAGTTGTCATTGTTGTTGGtcatgttttgtgtatgtgtgcgtgtgtgtgtgtgtgtgtgtgtgtgtgtgtgtgtgtgtgtgtacctggacAGATCCCTGGGCCATGCGTTCCCTGTTCAGGGTGCGTCGTCTCTCCCAGCGGTGGATGGAATCCTGAACCTCTCTGCTCAGCTGCCGTGTCGCTCCCCTCTGTTGGTCGAAGGTCTTAATGTGCTCCAGAGCCCCATAGGTGGTGGTCAGGTAATAggaacctacacacacacacacacacacacacgcatatacataCAAAACCACACAtgaaaaaatttaaaaacaatCTCTTACAGCAGAACAGTGGTTGCTGGGGTTAAACTTGTccatgcatgcctgtgtgtgtgcgtgtgtgtgtgtgtgtgtgtaccctctCCTAGTGTGAGTGATGGGTCCATCAACTCCATCATATATTCAACATCCAGCTGcagggcggccatgttggatcTAGCCAGGACGTACATCATTACAGGCAGGAAGTCATCAGCACCATGGGCCcgccctaaacacacacacacacacacacacacacacacacacacacacacacacacatacagacaccaTTAAAGGTTTGTACACTTGTTCATGTTGTTTAATCTGTTTACATTTGAGTCCATTTGCATCAGCTGGTACTTGACATGCAGCCTGTTAGTGTTAGACTGAtttttgaagctgctgatagccaatattttgtgctgattttcAGTATCTTTTTAAATTGGACCATTTACATGTCAAGTAAACAGTGTTTGTTTAGGTGAGTTCCTTgagatctttgttttttttaattttattttggcaacatctttcgTGCTAAGTGGTCTTCAAAaatgatagccaccatggctgaacagacaaagaagcgctacctacagaaactcaaacttcatcaatagaaaaaaaaaaggaaaaaagacgtcacagtactggacacactgtttgattgacaggtgatctctgggaagtgcagtgcagaaacaccacagcaatgagtgcttaaTAGCACCAACgatagagacaaaataaaagaaacaagaaatttgcggattaccacttaaaatgttaaatgtaacCTGGACAGATAACAGACATGGAGTTGTAGATGATCCTGCAGGGCTTTAGTTTAGGATAGGGTTAGCAGTCAGAGGTCAATAGGTTATAATGGGTTCTAACCTGGAGAGCTGACAGACATGGAATCGTAGATGATCTTGCAGGTCTTCAGCAACAGCTCTATCTTCCTCTGGGGAGAATACTCCAGATGGAGATTGTTCAGTTTACTGCTTATCTTCTCCATAGCGGGGGCTTCAGGGACTGCAGTGGTGACTCCTAATGCTGTGGTGGTGCTGCCTAGGACGAcagactggcacacacacaacaatacagATACGATAATGATCATTCATCATAGTGTCAAATTATAAGAGTATATTATAGTAAACACAATATTACCATTGCTATAGTACTAGTATTATTTAGTTACTCTATGGTGGTACTGTCAGAACTATTTTTACTAGTATTGCTACAGCTGCTACTAACACTACTATTGTTACTAGTATTGCTACAGCTGCTACTAACACTACTATTgttactactatgactactactactacttcaactgctactactactagtgccaCTACTAAAATTACTACCAATGCTAatacttatactactactactagtactatgtccactactgctgctagtactaccactactactactactactactactggtactactactgctggtactattattactattactgctactactacaactactgctactgcaactattactactactactactactactactagtgctgctactactacaactactactactactactactactactactactactactactactactactgctactacttctactattgctgctgctgctactactactgctactattactactactactactactactactactgctactactacaactactactactactactactactactactactactactactactgctactacttctactactgctgctgctgctactactactgctactattactactactactactactactactgctactactaataacagTAAGACAGAGGTTACGTACCTGCTTCTGTGATAGactgcctgcctctgtgtggAGTCTCTCTCAGATGAAGTACATTggcaataatagtaataatgatactactactaattttacttttagtactactactagtgctccTGCTACCACCACTGCTAGGATATGCATCTTCCCATGATATCAAAGTCCTGTCCTACCTGGTTCTGTGCTAGTTGCTGTAGGCTGCCACTGTCATTGTGGATTTTCTCCAGACTGCGGTAAATTGGCTCTCTCAGTGGCTTCAGCACACTTTTACACAGAGCTGCTTCCACTATGGTCTCTAgatggatgcacacacaaacacacacacacacacacacacacacacacacacacaaacacagttgaGTGCAAAGCAAATCGAATTTCACTGCAAGTTTTACAGACTGCTATCTCTGAAGCTACTTCCATTAATAAAAGGCCCAAATTGGCCTGATATATTGGTCTTACCCTAGTTGTACTTAGTTGTAAAGTTACCTAGTTTGTCTTGTGTATACTGATGTTGTGGCTCCATCATGGCTTGCAGCTCTGTACTCTGCAGTAGGTAGCTCTTCAACTGAGTCATCATCTGTCTGATCTCCTGTAACAGCTCAGTGGAGGAGGGGTGACGCGACATAGTCTCCAAGGTGAATGCACGGTGCTCCTTTacctaaataaaaaaacatgacaaaaatagACGAATGTACGTCTTGATGACATTGCAGGTTTGAGTTGTAGTTCTCGTTTCTACATTTGGGAGAGTTGTAAATGTTCATGTGCTGATTAGCTGTCCTAGGAATAAGATACATGAACTCTGAAAATGAGAGCGATTCACATTCAAGCTACAAACCTCACCTttcctacatttacattttaggcattttatacAGCGAGGGTTAGACTAATGTGGGTTTgtaccgataccgatatttttggttTTGTGGCAATATTCAGTAGCTTTAAATTTGGGCATttttggaaaagcctctgaaacagcatccagaccatcataggacactaaaactctcccttgaaacccagactgatgaaattcttttagggctAGCAGATTCTTAAGGCAGGGTGGGGCAGGTTTCAATGCAGgctttacagactgacaccttCAGTTCAAAAACCATATAGAAATCCAGAAACAGATGAGGATTTTTTTCAAAGTGCTCTGTGTGTACTTGTTACTGTCCTCACGTTTAGTTCTTGTACTCACCAGATTACCAAAGTAGCTCAGAGGGTCTCTGGCCAGCTCTACGATGCGCTGTGTGAGGCGGCGGTCATGGCTGATGAGGCCGGTGAGGACGGTGGATAGGCGATGCCGGGCTCGGTCCAACATAACGGTGGTGGGGGTTCGCTTCACCACTGCCTTGGGGTTGCGTCCATCTGCAGAGCGACTGGAAAGAAACGTACATTAAACCTTATGAAACAAAATCAGATAACATTTTACAATGAAAATAGATTCAACTTTGCATGACAATTTATATttacaatactttttttttgcatttttattcatgcGATTAACCAGAGCAACTTGGAAGAGCTGCAGGAGAATTCAGGAGCATTAGTGAACATTCAacttttaaagtcacactgaaatgaaaaacgaGTTTTTCGCTTTTTTAcctcattctaactatcataccatagagctatttgacaatttctgcccaaaaaatgacaaaagaaatttatatcaaaatatcaTTACTTCAAACTCATTTACTTAATTtcctggaaaaacaaaatttgcAGAGGTGACCTCACCTCTACAAATTTTGTTTTACCAGGAGGCctaaataaaaactccaaccaataaaaccatcccTGTTCcatccctcccatcaaataaaactgttgtctctccctgactgatatgcCATTGGTTTACAATTTTggatgatccctccctgcgttatgttcCGCCCCAATATGCTGTCCTAACAGGAAATACaccacattaaggaagcaagatgctctcaataTGCGGTTTCAATGTGACTTTAAAGACATTCCTTACATAGAACACTAACCTGCAGCCTACAGTGTTTTATTCAGCTTACCAGTAAGGACTTGAGAAGGCTTTAGAAACATTCACAGACAATAACTTTCGATGCCACCTTTTCCAGCATAACGGAACCCATTTGAATTTTCTTGTGACCCTGCTCAGCCTGATTGGCCTCAAGATGTCgctgtcattcattttcatttacttgcatcttgagtctgaacacgacccaaaaaaacaaaaaaccttggaggaaatcttgaccacaTACCATGTGGCAAGAAGCGACTGGTCAAAAAATGGTTCTCCTCGAGTATGTACAAAACAGATACTGTAGCTATATGTGATAATTAGACACTCAAAAGTTAGATTTCAATGTTAAAATCAACTAAAAATGTCTCAGAAATGGACAAGGTCCAGCATTCACCCTCAGAAGGTCCAGCATTCACCCTCAGAAAATCCAGCAATCCtccagttcaaatccccagaccagctgggaaaatgttgGCTGGGAAAGTGaactctccccttcctcagcaactactgttgaggtgtccttgaacaagacactgaacctccaactgctccagtggagctgctcagtggccgacagtagaagactgtggttgtactgggcagctcccaggtggcgatatgtgtgactgtgtgaatgtgaagcagggggTGACATATTTGACATGAAATTTAAAGCCCAAAGTCCAATTCAATTACAAGAATGCCAAGGATGGATAAAGATCTCAGAAGTTGACTTGGCCAACAAAAACGAATgagaagccccaagattcattgcaagAAAGACACATCACATCCAAACAGTGCTAGAACCActtgaacagctgtgtgtctgaacTGATCTGGCGACAAtaagcacacagcccatctgAAACTGCAAAGATGCTTCTCTGCTCTCGtgttcttgagaagtttgttctgtCCAAGAGTTCTCGAATTTGGTAATCACCTAGGGTGTCACTCGAAGAGAGCATTGTGCTCAGTcagctttccctggataaataaaggttaaaaacattGTTCATATAATCACTGGAATTGAACCTGCAACCAGCCTCTCGACTGGTCCATCCTTCCGGACGTACCTGTGATTTTGCTCCTGCTCCTGGGTCgactctccttcctcttctgtgctgctgGTAGAGCAGGAGTCGGGGTCGGTTCCCACCACAGCGCCCCCCTGTGGTGAGTAAAGGGACACGTCTGGCCGCCGTGCCGGTGAAGGAGGGGCCATTCTCATCCcagcaatctgattggctgatcctCCTCCTGACGGGTTGGGGAACGGCGGTGCATTAGGCTGGGAAGGTTGTCTCCTCCTCGGGGGAGGGACTGGACGGGAGGGCTTCTTTACTAACGGTTGGCAGTCGGAACTGGacttctgtttttcctcctctcctttatccattttcacctgtctctcctcccccgcctcctctttctcccttgcctcctcgtcctcctttttcaccccctcctcctctcgatgttggctgctgctgcaggaatcCTCTTGTTGAGCCACCTGCTCTATCAAAGATGAATTAGttcctgttttctcctctcctctctctcctcctccctcatgcTCATTTTTCTTGGCAGGATTAtgtcccttctctctttccgttgcctcccctccctctcggtCGGCGCTTTTCCTGGAGGAGGTGCGACGCAGAGGAGCGGGAGGCAGAGGGGGAGCAGCACGGCTCTGCAAGGGGACAGGAGGCCTCAGCGGAGGAGGCGATGTTGACACCgacttcctctcttctctctcccctcctccccctgcccttccttcctcttttctctcagctgctgtagtgagagaagaggaggtgttAGCTGAGAGGGGAGACGAGAAGAGCAGGCCCGACCCGGATCCTGAGCCCAGGCTGGGGGGTCGAGGGGGGGGTCGCTTGTATCTCTGTGACATGTCCTGGTTGGGCATGTTCTTGCTcggacctctgacctctggctTCTTTTTCGGGCTTTCTCCGTTATGCAGGGAGGAGTTGATGTTTTGAGAGGTGATGTTTTCCAGGTTGGAGAAAGGGGACGGGTTCAGGTCTTTGTTGGTGTTTTCCTCCACAGCGACTGGGTTGATGTACCAGTACAGACTGGGCTGACCACTGTGGTCCAAAACCACGTCCCGGTTCTCTGCCTGCTGGTTCAGCTCGGACGTCCAGAAATCTGCAACACATGCAGTCAGAGTTGAGAGAGTTGTTTTGTAATTATTTAACAGATTACTCATTTACTTTCCACATTTCAtatcatggatttttttttcttcatgttttccatttattttctgtctcaGATCATATTCACTTATGAAAACTAGCCTTCTTTGGCTTGTTCTGGCTCATTTAGAGGCATGATTATTGATGTGTACCTATAGTCTGTTACATGTACTAAATAGAAAAATTGATTAAAATATAAGGAGATATAATTAAGGTATAACTATTTTTTTCAATGCATGTGTGCTCAGCATGCCactttttctgtacatatgcaAGGCACCTGCTcctggtaataataataataataatgatgatgtaaTACGATGCATACTTTGCACATTCTGTATCCGATATATTCTGTAAATTAATATATTTGCTTTCTCTATGTTATTATGTTTTGCCTTTAGTTGTATATTGCATATGtcttgatatttttggatttattttcatactgcatatattttcatattttccatatatttttcattatttgtcTCATCATGTTCTATTGCTGTTATTTTCACACACCCTGAATACATGatgtaattcatatattttcatactttcatttgTACTAAATGGTGTTATGTTTAACAGCCCCCATTTGCTCTGTTCCTGTTTATATCCTGTTTCTTCCTTGTTGTATTTCCTGCTGCAATGACTCAATTTCCCCACACCGATCATTAAAATTTGATGTCATCCAATCTAAATCTAATGATCACAATATATGCAGACTTATCTACCTGCTCCCATGGCAGAGATGACCTCCAACTCCTCCTTCTTAGCTGCCATGCTGATGACCCTGGGTAACCTCAGTGGGACGGCCAGGACGTCCCTTATTGGTGGATTCAAAGATAAAACACCAGCACAGTCTAAGCAGTGAGTTCAACAATGTgacaatatattatatataaatggAGATCACACAATCTTACGGTGTGTAGAGAAGGTACATGTTGTCCAgtctgtgtgtacagtatgtgcttgtgcatgtgtatatgtattgtgtgtgtatacagtatttatatgtacatgtatgtttatatatgcattttatgtatacatatgtgcatgtgtaagtgtatgtgtatatttatatgtacatgtatgtttatatatgcATTTCTTCTGTATGTATATGTCCATGTGTAAGTGTATGTCGTGTGTGTACTTttatatgtacatgtgtatgtgtacttaatgcatatgtgtgtatgtatgtatatatatatttttatatacatatgtgtttgtgtgtgtttctgtgcgtgtgcatatgtataCACATGTCTACGTGAATGTGTGCAATGCATGtgcattttttatgtatttgtttgctGACAGTGCACCTTTATGTGTATGTCCATGTTCATGTGCACTTtcacatgtgtatgtatatgaacGTATGTGCAAGTATATGcttatatgcatgtgtgtgtgtgtgcatgcgtatgtgtatatgtgtatgtatgagtatatttatacacatttgtgtgtgtgtgtgtgtgtgtgtgtgtgttgttttgtgtgtgcatgtgtgtatatgtccaGTATTACCTGCTGACACAGTAGAAGGACACCAGTTTGAAGATGTCATTGAAAACCAGAGAGGAGCCTTCTAAGTGGAGAACTGCGACAGAAAAGATTTAACACGTGAGCATCACCAACTGATCTGCCATTTCATCTGTGGTGAGAAACCATGTTAATATCAACTAACTTGACCATGTCTAATAATTCCTGGTTGTCAGTGCAATACCTACATGTCTTGTGTTGTTTGACCACCAGGTTGTGGACGAGTGGCGCCCCCTGTCCATCAGGTAGGCGTACTGACAGCATCATACCCTGGTCCTCTGTGCTCTGAACCAGGAACGCCTGGAAATGTCACCATCAGCGATTACAATATTGAGGTCAGAACAAAAAACTTGCAAAATATCAGGTTTGAAATACGTTACATCATACAACGCAGCACACAAATCTAAATCCAGGGTTTTTTGCCCATTGCAGACTGATTTTGGAGGGCCTTTTACAGCAATTTCACGTGAATGCAAACAAGTTTTCGATACAAATACAGTtcgatatctttaaatttgaccattttcatgccataaaATGCCTCTAAAAATTTCatgcattcagtgtttccccctgaatGTTGTTCTTATCTGTgcagaaaagcctctaaaacagcatttagaccgtgggacactaaaactctccattgaaacccatgctattactactactactgctatcagtgatgtactgtaaaaagctggtgatcatcataagccAACCTAACCTGACGCGCCAGATGGTTTGTTACACAGAACCATCTGGGAAGTCGTCCTtggaaactgtttggaaaagggCAGGCACTTTCAAAAAATACTTGGCAGGTGATTGGATGAACCATCTGTCTATCACCATCTATCACGGGCtaacttcaaccaatcagaccaGTCGGGAGAAGAGCGAAAACATCTTTTCCATCCAGAAAAGCCTTCAGTGCCGTTCTTTGCTCTTCTTCCAATGAAGAAATACTCTCCAGTTCAGAAATAACTGATGTTATAGCAGCATCTACGCTAGCCTCTTTAGGAGCCGCCATTGTTGTGAACGAACAGTCGCTTCTCGCTGTCGTCACACCTAAACCACGCCCGTAGCTGCCCTCATAGGACGCTGATTGGTCCGAACCACTGTGGTTCggccacaaatgcataacttGAAGCCTGGCAAGATGGATTCTCGCGTGATCATGATCTCGCGAATCCAGCTGCCTTGCAAGGTAAAAGCcaaccaccaatagaaacattacattttcagaaaggTATTACTCTATACTTAATTCCATTAAAGGACCCAATACTACAAAtttatactatgaatttaaagatttatgtcatGCTTAaaagtatgagtgtgtgtgtgtgtgtgtgtgtgtgtgtgtgtgcgtgtctcaccccagccgtctctctctccattatgCTAGTGGCTTTGTCTTGACTAAGACCTTTGGGCTGCCATACTGAAGCGCTCCCAACCAGCCGATCTATAGGGCTCAGgactggaggagatggaggagatggagaggatggagagaagaggggaggaggagtaggaggaggaggaaaggaggagagagtgggggataaaggaggaggaagagagggagtgaaatcagaggagagcagaggagaagtaGGGAGCAGAGGTGAGGGCGTTGGGGAGATGGGagtaggggagagaggaggaggaagagagggaggaggaaggttggaggagaaaggaggattgagggagagaggaggaggaagggagggcgGCGGCAGAGGAGGATTGGGGGAAAGAGGCGGAGGGGGTTTgcagacagaaggagggagaggaggagggagggacggaggggtgGACGGAGGAAGAGGGGGACGAGAAGGGAGCTGTGAGGGCTTCACCGCGGGAGGCGGGGGCTTGGGTCGGGACGGCCTGGGGTGAGgcggggaggaagggagggggggtgaggagagaggagaagatggagggagggaggagggagaggggacggaggagggagggtCGAGGGCTCCTGCCAGAGGGCTCGTTTGGCTGTAAAGAGAGAAAAGTTACCAtaggttaaaggataagttcagcgattttggaactatatataatttgtctcttacatacctgtagtacttggacccacagacaatattggctcagCTGTCGGTTGGTCACCATAGCATTTTCACAGATTGgcttttttaaagatattttgacaaaccccatttggactcactGTTAGCAGACTTAGCAACGGAACCGAAGGCTGACTCGgaagccaatattgtctgcgaGTCCaaatactacaggtatgtaagagacaaattatatataggtccaaaatcgccaaacttatcctttacagctgcactgggcaactttgcacgttgggGGCACCAAAtagcagcgagaggtaactgttggAAAACTGGTTGAACTTCAACATCCAGAAATcctgtcagtaaactgcacagaGCATGCTCATGttgctggtctgtgatgctttataccattCCCAAACTTAAGAATGCTGCGGCTcaatttgaaatctgaaaatcttCCGTGGCCCACCCAACCCTTTAATCACAACTCTGATCAACACACGAGACTAAGATGAAGAATTTCCCTATCCCAGCGATAGGTACTCACTTGAGTACTTTCTACGAgtccttctttttgttttcacgGATTCATTTTGATCTTCTGATGATTCGCTTGTGGAGGTTGATTCTCCATTAACAGCTTTCCTTTTGCAACCTGATAGCCACTGCTCCATTTTTACTCTTCCCCTGCCAATGATGAGGTATTCCCTAAATTACAATCCCGCCAATGACGAGATATAAGATACGTTCCGGCCAGATCAAAAATAGGTCAGATAAATGAAGAATAACACGTGATTTAAATCCCATGGCTTTGTTTTATTAGTTCTGAttactttttttaatgcaaatatttaatcataaatattttatggtaatttcaaactaaattacaaaattgaaaattaaaaactttttatttatttattgtaaatgaccTCTCCACCTGCAGTACCTTCACGGCCCACCAGGGGGCCGCGTCCCACACTTTGGGAATCACTGCTTTATatcaaaggataccaaagggacaagagaagCAAAAGATTAGGGCCTGACCGATATGGGATTTTTAGGTCCGATACCGATGTCGATAATGAGGGGTAAAAATTTCCCGATTTCCGATATATCTgctgatatatatataatttttttaataatgtaaATCAGACATATCCCAGAAATCATTTGTCACATTTGCGTCTTAAAGAGTAATTATTAAAGAATTGCACTGGAGGcaggatttgttttttgtttgttttacttacAATCAACTTTTATTAATTTAACATTATGTAACATCATACATAGAACCAGGGTTTCCGctagacattttttttactgGCCAAAAAGGTCGGTAAGATTTCAGGATTCCGGACAAGTAGAATATTTACCGGACATATGTTTTAAATAAGCTAGAGTAAATTTAAATagcaataaacaatacaaaccAAATGCAAAGATACAACAAATGCAATTTATTAACCGTTTGGCTGTCAGATCTGATGGaagagtcttgctgccttcaggcGCTCCTCATAAGCTCATAATTCCGAATTTGACAATCGTAATTACAATTCATTGTGTATTCAAGAATTGTATTTTTAAGTGAGAAATTACAAAATGGACCTGACATAATAGTAGCTGTTTTTGCtgactattttagaaacaaaGCTTGGCTACTTTGTGCTGCCACGACAGAATGAAGAAGAGAATATTCCCATCAGCTTTGCAACttgtattttaataataaatagttGGCTAAAAATTGTTGTATATATACGTGACA
The nucleotide sequence above comes from Centroberyx gerrardi isolate f3 chromosome 17, fCenGer3.hap1.cur.20231027, whole genome shotgun sequence. Encoded proteins:
- the rin3 gene encoding ras and Rab interactor 3, yielding MMEASVVAQDTGQTSPLAGALDPPSSVPSPSSLPPSSPLSSPPLPSSPPHPRPSRPKPPPPAVKPSQLPSRPPLPPLPPPLSPTLSSFPPPPTPPPLFSPSSPSPPSPPVLSPIDRLVGSASVWQPKGLSQDKATSIMERETAGAFLVQSTEDQGMMLSVRLPDGQGAPLVHNLVVKQHKTFLHLEGSSLVFNDIFKLVSFYCVSRDVLAVPLRLPRVISMAAKKEELEVISAMGADFWTSELNQQAENRDVVLDHSGQPSLYWYINPVAVEENTNKDLNPSPFSNLENITSQNINSSLHNGESPKKKPEVRGPSKNMPNQDMSQRYKRPPPRPPSLGSGSGSGLLFSSPLSANTSSSLTTAAERKEEGRAGGGGEREERKSVSTSPPPLRPPVPLQSRAAPPLPPAPLRRTSSRKSADREGGEATEREKGHNPAKKNEHEGGGERGEEKTGTNSSLIEQVAQQEDSCSSSQHREEEGVKKEDEEAREKEEAGEERQVKMDKGEEEKQKSSSDCQPLVKKPSRPVPPPRRRQPSQPNAPPFPNPSGGGSANQIAGMRMAPPSPARRPDVSLYSPQGGAVVGTDPDSCSTSSTEEEGESTQEQEQNHSRSADGRNPKAVVKRTPTTVMLDRARHRLSTVLTGLISHDRRLTQRIVELARDPLSYFGNLVKEHRAFTLETMSRHPSSTELLQEIRQMMTQLKSYLLQSTELQAMMEPQHQYTQDKLETIVEAALCKSVLKPLREPIYRSLEKIHNDSGSLQQLAQNQSVVLGSTTTALGVTTAVPEAPAMEKISSKLNNLHLEYSPQRKIELLLKTCKIIYDSMSVSSPGRAHGADDFLPVMMYVLARSNMAALQLDVEYMMELMDPSLTLGEGSYYLTTTYGALEHIKTFDQQRGATRQLSREVQDSIHRWERRRTLNRERMAQGSVQDFLTVCCPEMGSNPKTLGVLPTTTIQELVEQCAARFEQDSYTLSVYVNDVSRPLAPTELALSVKSSLSPGAYCFVYHPDNQSDFQPCNSHPGDQPPATPEGSSYHDDITAVDTKAAEEEEESLISL